The DNA segment CGCTGGGATGCTTTAAATGCTGAAGAAAGAGAAAAATTTATTCCCCTATGTCCTGATTTTGTAATTGAATTACTTTCCCCTAACGATAGTCTGAAAAAAACTCAAGATAAAATGCTTGAACATATCCAGAATGGATGTCGTATGGGTGTATTAATTAACCGTAAAAATCAGCAAGTAGAAATTTATCGCCCAGGCAAAGAAAGGGAAGTTTTAAACAATTCTAGTAGTATTTCCGGTGAGGATGTCTTGCCTGGGTTTGTCCTAAATATGCAAGGGATTTGGTAATCAAAATATTGTTGTATACAACGTCTCTAGGATTTGAATGGTTTTATCAAACCTAGCTGCATAGCTAAGTCAAGGGTGAAACGCGCGATCGCAAATAGTAAGATACTCTCTATTCCCAAGATGCCGAATGACCACACGGCATCTGGAAATTTTAATCCTACATCTACCTGTGCTAACCCTCGCACTAGCCCAAACGCTAAGACTGCACCATCATTAAGATGAGAGTTAGTGTCTGAGCGAATTATATAACGGTAGGTAATGCCGAACAGACAACCGCTTAGAGTTGCGATCGCACCACTCACCAACAAATTAACATCAGCCTTGATCTGTAAACCTACAAGCGCCTCAAAAACCTCTGCTAACACTAAACTATTAGCTAGAGTTGCTACAGCATAAACCAAGCCAACAACAATACCAGCTAAAACGCCTGCTTTGATAGATTCTAGTCTTTCGGTGGGATTAAATTGGGAAGACCCGTTCACTATTATCTCTCGTATCTATAGCCTGATTGTTACCGAAAATATTATTACTCAGTTTTGATCATATAATCCTGAAATCGCTTCTTAGCAAATGCGAGATATACACCTCAAATTGAATTATTATAGGCGCTGGAGCTATTTAGTACCATTTCTCTTTACATACTGCTATGGATATTTTGACGCTGGGTTGGGTTTCACTGCTAGTGCTGTTCACTTGGTCAATTGCAATGGTAATTTGGGGTCGTAACGGTTTTTAGAAAGATGGCGGAAACTCCCCTTTTAAGTATCCTTGTCTTAGCTGCCTTCGGGTTGCTAGTGGCGGTTTCTGGCGGCATCCTGTATTTGACGTTCGCAGAATGGCGCGACCGCCGTCGCCAAGATCGCGATCAACGCTCTCGTCGCTAGGTATATAAACCGATTAACCTATATCTACTGTCTAAATTTAGGCAATGTAGTATTTCATCTTGATCAAAAAGTGGGCTCAAAGCAAACAGAAACTTTGCTAATTGAGTTCACTTTTTTAATAATAGGACTTACGCAGAGATCCTATATAGAGTAGGGGCAAACAATTGTTCGCCCCTACAGATGGTGTATAAGCTAACGCGCATTTCAATTGTCAATTTTATAATTGAGAGAAAAGTTATTAAACACTATAACCCTCTCTCCTCGCTCCCTAAAACATAAAATGCGCGAAACACAACAGCTTATAATGCAGTTTGGCGTAAGTCCTGAATAATCAAGTGTGCAAATAATTAGTTAGCTTGATATTAATAAGTCTAGTTAACACCGTACTTATTTTTATACTCGTTATTTATTATTTTTTGCTGAATCAAAGGCAATTCAAATTAACTTCAAAATATGCCAAACGCTAGGGCTTGATGATGCCAAAGCAGAAAATATTCTCAAGGATTAATCATGACTTCTTGATTATCACTCTTTGGCGATCTAAATAATGTATTATAAATAACATACGCCTGTAATTCTTGCTCTATCTTGAGAAATAAGTAAAATAGCTCTTATGATAGAAGCCAAAATCAATTTAATTCCCATATTCTACTGAAGTAATTAATAATTCGGCATGGCAAAAGCTATAGAAAGCAAGGAAGAGGCAAGTCCATCAGTAATTTGTGTGTTCATGTAATTGCACTGTTATTCATAAATAAAGTTACTGAAATTGCCAATTGAATAGCTATCTACAAGCTGATTTCTTGGGATCATTAAAATCAAGAAGTGCTGAAAGTTTCAAAAAAATATCAAAAAAGAACGAACTATGACCCAAAAAGAAATTGAAATAAAAAACAATGGTAGCAGTAACGTTATGTCACAGCAGATGCGACAAACATCAATGCAGGCATCTAAATTAGATAAGCTTTCATCAAAAAATAATACTAATACTTTAAAAGTCGCGACAGAAACGCCTGATTTAGTGTGCTTGTCCCACTTGCGTTGGAACTTTGTATTCCAAAGACCGCAACATCTTTTAACCCGCTGCACTCAAGGAAGGCGGGTCTTTTTTATCGAAGAACCAATGTTTAGCACAGATCCAGTAGGACGGCTAGACGTTACTCAGCATAAGAGCGGAGTTTGGGTTGTAGTACCGCATTTGCAAGAGGGATTAAGCCAAGACGCGATCGCATCCGCTCAAAAAGTCCTACTTGATGGCTTATTTGCGGAACACAACATCGATCAATACATCTGCTGGTACTACACGCCAATGGCGATGTCTTTTACGCAACACCTCAAGCCACTAGCAGTTGTGTACGATTGCATGGATGAGTTGTCCGCATTTAAAGGTGCATCACCAACCCTCAAAGAATATGAAGCCGAACTCTTCCGTCGTGCCGACTTAGTATATACAGGCGGACAAAGCCTTTACGAAGCCAAGCGCAATCAACACCCTAACGTTTATGCCTTTCCCAGCAGCGTAGATGTGCCACACTTTGCGGCTGCTAGAAACATTACCTCTGATCCAGAAGACCAAGCAAATATTCCCCATCCACGTCTAGGATTCTATGGCGTAATAGATGAACGGATGGATCTCGAACTAATTGATGGTATTGCCCAATCACACCCAGATTGGCATCTAGTGATAATTGGGCCAGTTGTCAAAATCGATCCCGCCACCTTACCACAACGGGAAAATATCCATTATCTCGGCAGTAAAAATTATCAAGAATTGCCTTCCTATTTAGCAGGGTGGGATTTGGCAATGCTACCGTTTGCGCGTAACGAGTCAACCCGCTTTATTAGTCCTACCAAAACTCCAGAATACTTGTCAGCAGGTAAACCTGTAGTTTCTACCTCAATTAGAGATGTAGTTCGTCCTTACGGACAAGAAAAACTTGTACATATTGCAGATACCGTTGAGGAGTTTGTTGCTGCGGCTGAAGCAGCAATGCAAGAAGACACC comes from the Oculatellaceae cyanobacterium genome and includes:
- the petN gene encoding cytochrome b6-f complex subunit PetN, encoding MDILTLGWVSLLVLFTWSIAMVIWGRNGF